In the genome of Mesorhizobium sp. 113-3-3, one region contains:
- a CDS encoding metallophosphoesterase family protein: MAFRFVHTADIHLDSPLRSLALRNAELAELVGDASRQAFTAIVDLCLAERVDALVIAGDLYDGDQTSMKTARFLASQMARLHQAGVRVYMIRGNHDAMSRITKQLVLPDTVIIFGGRCQSVIQSGPGVDVAFHGLSFASPKAPESLLPKYAAPQEGAANIGIMHTSLAGSPGHDVYAPCSVADLHGHGFEYWALGHIHARQVYSGASALVMPGIPQGRDVNEAGEKSVTLVTIRDDRSVEIEERLTSVAQFERVSVDLTGVSEWGEAIIRVRAGLEQFREGARSRYLVARLRLVGTSALSWSLMRDRDLAVAEAEQAAEQVGDTWVEKLEFDLSASAVGGLGNVADPSLELAQSMRSNASSEAFRSEAREFVLKTIADLPPDARRFAGKDEAGLEQFLDDVLAGSVDLVTARLKAGATR; encoded by the coding sequence ATGGCATTTCGATTCGTACACACCGCCGACATTCATCTAGACTCCCCGCTGCGCTCGCTGGCGTTGCGCAACGCTGAGCTTGCCGAGCTCGTCGGAGATGCCAGCCGCCAGGCATTCACCGCGATCGTGGATTTGTGCCTTGCGGAGCGTGTCGATGCGCTTGTGATCGCCGGTGATCTTTACGATGGCGACCAGACTTCGATGAAGACGGCACGCTTTCTGGCATCCCAGATGGCGCGTCTCCATCAAGCTGGCGTCAGGGTCTACATGATCCGCGGCAACCACGACGCCATGTCGCGGATTACGAAGCAGCTTGTGTTGCCCGACACGGTGATCATTTTCGGCGGCCGCTGCCAATCCGTGATCCAGTCTGGCCCTGGGGTGGACGTTGCGTTCCATGGTCTGAGTTTCGCCAGCCCCAAGGCGCCCGAAAGCCTGCTGCCCAAATATGCCGCGCCGCAAGAGGGAGCTGCGAACATCGGCATTATGCACACGAGCCTGGCCGGCTCCCCAGGCCATGATGTTTATGCACCTTGCAGCGTCGCCGACCTGCACGGCCACGGGTTTGAGTATTGGGCGCTTGGCCACATTCACGCTCGCCAGGTGTATTCCGGTGCGAGCGCGCTCGTCATGCCAGGGATTCCTCAGGGTAGGGACGTCAACGAGGCAGGCGAGAAATCGGTCACGCTGGTCACTATCCGCGATGATCGCTCGGTCGAGATCGAGGAGAGGCTCACCAGTGTCGCGCAGTTCGAGCGGGTGAGTGTCGATCTGACCGGGGTGTCGGAATGGGGCGAGGCGATCATTCGTGTCCGAGCAGGGCTGGAGCAATTCCGGGAGGGTGCCAGGTCGCGCTACCTTGTTGCCCGCCTTCGCCTGGTCGGCACGTCTGCCCTTTCATGGTCGCTGATGCGCGACCGGGACTTGGCCGTCGCAGAAGCCGAGCAGGCAGCGGAGCAGGTGGGCGACACCTGGGTGGAGAAGCTGGAGTTTGATCTTTCGGCTTCCGCTGTCGGAGGTTTGGGCAATGTGGCGGATCCCTCTTTGGAGCTCGCTCAATCAATGCGCTCCAATGCGAGCTCGGAAGCATTTCGATCCGAAGCGCGCGAATTCGTGTTGAAGACGATCGCGGACCTGCCGCCCGATGCGCGGCGTTTCGCCGGCAAGGACGAAGCAGGGCTCGAACAGTTTCTCGACGATGTGCTTGCCGGAAGCGTAGACCTGGTCACGGCCCGGCTCAAGGCAGGCGCGACGCGATGA
- a CDS encoding DUF1403 family protein, with amino-acid sequence MIRLDPATASFSAPPSVPAWALTSSGAPSDGGAAFRAGAALGALDTLARAQPAWAGAWRQRLALSCAAASMRLAGRAEDAAALRDAWHLRPPGGDPGPAGVVFGAWRQLARQPPAATPDRLGKILDQLGLHWDGGVLADLCSQVEKLEVSQRPAPFDAAAITAEVVAMRPDAELFGWWLADLVLAQRLGWPQPLPLLMAQVFGPSFRIGAGGGRRIRPGDKNFERAVCVALVAAAADACRLAAELARRAERLLAVAPKLRAKGAGDVIFLLLSEDAISGSLTTKNLSRFASRRLFERLQQLEAVHELSGRASFRLFGL; translated from the coding sequence ATGATTCGCCTCGATCCCGCGACCGCCAGCTTCTCTGCGCCGCCCTCCGTTCCGGCCTGGGCGCTCACAAGCTCCGGCGCGCCGAGCGACGGCGGCGCCGCCTTCCGGGCCGGGGCCGCCCTGGGTGCCCTCGACACGCTCGCCCGCGCGCAGCCTGCATGGGCCGGCGCTTGGCGGCAGCGGCTGGCGCTTAGCTGCGCCGCCGCCAGCATGCGGCTTGCCGGCCGCGCCGAGGACGCTGCCGCCTTGCGCGATGCCTGGCATTTGCGTCCCCCAGGTGGTGATCCCGGCCCCGCCGGCGTCGTCTTTGGCGCCTGGCGGCAGTTGGCCAGGCAGCCGCCCGCCGCTACTCCTGACCGGCTCGGAAAGATACTTGACCAGCTTGGCCTCCATTGGGACGGCGGGGTGCTCGCCGATCTTTGCTCCCAGGTCGAAAAACTCGAGGTATCCCAGCGTCCGGCGCCGTTCGACGCCGCGGCGATCACCGCTGAGGTCGTCGCGATGCGTCCCGATGCCGAACTCTTTGGCTGGTGGCTCGCCGACCTGGTGCTGGCGCAGCGCCTGGGCTGGCCGCAGCCCCTGCCGCTCCTAATGGCGCAGGTTTTTGGACCATCCTTTCGCATCGGGGCCGGCGGTGGCCGGCGCATCCGGCCCGGGGACAAGAATTTTGAGCGGGCGGTTTGCGTCGCGCTCGTTGCTGCCGCCGCAGACGCCTGTCGGTTGGCCGCCGAGCTGGCACGCCGGGCCGAAAGGCTCCTGGCGGTGGCGCCGAAACTGCGCGCCAAAGGCGCTGGCGACGTAATCTTTCTGCTGCTCAGTGAAGACGCCATCTCTGGATCGCTGACGACGAAGAATCTGTCGCGCTTTGCATCGCGGCGGCTGTTCGAGCGGCTGCAACAACTCGAAGCCGTGCACGAGTTGTCCGGCCGCGCAAGCTTTCGACTGTTTGGGCTCTAG
- a CDS encoding RES domain-containing protein translates to MKVTRVGPDEIFHRYLTPKWAFLPTSGAGAAMDGGRFNLPGIEALYVSRSGLSCRRR, encoded by the coding sequence GTGAAAGTCACCCGCGTCGGCCCCGACGAGATCTTCCATCGCTATCTGACACCCAAATGGGCTTTCCTGCCCACAAGCGGTGCAGGCGCGGCGATGGACGGCGGTCGTTTCAACCTACCTGGCATCGAAGCGCTTTATGTGTCCCGTTCGGGCCTATCTTGTCGAAGGCGATAA
- the repC gene encoding plasmid replication protein RepC gives MESGFATTPFGRRPMTLALVKANAASRQIPEGATVEKWQVYRWLCEGKSIVGVGDRALAVLSGLLTFYPDDQISEENGLMVFPSNAQLSLRAHGMADSTLRRNLAELVSCGLIIRRDSPNGKRFARKGQGGAVTEAFGFSLAPLLTRAAEFQRAAEQVRAECLALKLMRERITLHRRDVQKLVEAAIEEGVPGDWGSVCRRFRSIVDAIPRRAGRSQLEGIVAELTVLHDEVDRMLESITNSTNPGGNESQTERQQSDSNTDSIFVFEPAFEKSRAAVEPRPAPDERLKSYPIGLVLRACPEIADYAFDGIANWRDLMLTAAQVRGYLGVSPSAYEEACHVMGQEVAAIVIACILQRAQHINSAGGYLRVLTEKARAGEFSVGPMLMAALKANGAAARMTG, from the coding sequence ATGGAGAGTGGGTTTGCGACGACGCCCTTTGGGCGGCGGCCGATGACGCTTGCCTTGGTGAAGGCCAATGCCGCGTCGCGGCAGATTCCGGAAGGGGCCACCGTTGAGAAATGGCAGGTCTACCGGTGGCTATGCGAGGGCAAGTCGATTGTCGGCGTTGGCGATCGTGCCCTGGCGGTGCTGAGCGGGCTGTTGACGTTCTATCCTGACGACCAGATCAGCGAGGAAAACGGCTTGATGGTCTTCCCGTCGAACGCACAGCTATCTTTGCGGGCGCACGGCATGGCCGATTCAACGCTGAGAAGGAACCTGGCCGAGCTGGTGAGTTGCGGCCTGATCATTCGCCGCGACAGTCCGAACGGCAAGAGATTCGCTCGCAAGGGGCAGGGCGGTGCTGTCACGGAAGCCTTCGGATTCTCGTTGGCGCCTCTGCTGACACGGGCCGCGGAGTTTCAGCGCGCCGCCGAGCAGGTCCGCGCCGAGTGCCTGGCGCTGAAATTGATGCGGGAGCGGATCACGCTGCATCGCAGGGACGTCCAGAAGCTGGTCGAGGCGGCGATCGAGGAAGGGGTTCCTGGCGACTGGGGCAGCGTCTGTAGGCGGTTTCGGTCCATCGTGGATGCAATTCCGCGCAGGGCAGGGCGGTCACAGCTTGAAGGGATCGTTGCCGAGCTGACCGTACTCCATGATGAAGTGGATAGGATGCTGGAAAGCATTACGAATTCCACGAATCCTGGCGGCAATGAGTCCCAAACTGAGCGGCAGCAATCTGATTCAAACACAGACTCCATTTTTGTATTTGAACCGGCTTTCGAAAAAAGCAGGGCGGCCGTTGAGCCAAGACCGGCACCGGACGAGCGGTTGAAAAGCTATCCGATTGGACTGGTGCTGAGGGCCTGCCCCGAGATTGCGGACTATGCGTTCGACGGAATCGCCAACTGGCGCGATTTGATGCTCACCGCGGCCCAGGTGCGCGGCTACCTTGGCGTTTCACCGTCAGCCTATGAGGAGGCTTGCCATGTGATGGGTCAGGAAGTCGCCGCGATCGTGATTGCGTGTATTCTGCAGCGGGCACAGCACATCAATTCGGCCGGTGGCTATCTGCGCGTGCTGACGGAAAAGGCGAGGGCAGGGGAGTTCTCGGTCGGACCGATGCTGATGGCCGCGCTCAAGGCCAATGGCGCGGCAGCGAGGATGACGGGATGA
- a CDS encoding ATP-binding protein: MRLRRLDLTRYGKFTDKAIDFGEKPSSAPDLHIVFGLNEAGKSTALSAYLDLLFGIEERSRYNFLHEYSSMRIGGLLEFDGRMLAVSRTKSRGNSLHDAEGRPLSEIAISANLTGLSRDAYSSMFSLDDETLEAGGRAILESRGDLGKLLFTASAGLGHASDVLAALDTEADGLYRKQAQSTEIALLKKRFAELKLRKEAIDTLASTFEALEAERVEAQDKYDRSLAERAVLSARLATVERYARAAPLLAEIKRKASRLAELPDMPSPSRTWSGSVAELIDQDTRLRTRLQANADEIERAKAKIEAIAVDEAVLAISEQVRGLADRKARYLSAGMDLPTRKMEVQMLDQVVATCLAALGRSAEQDPSRLTLPAFVVGTLRNMVEQRSGITTSLQMARDEAAAALDRLSAARGRVGAERAVPEPARARLMAAVSGAKQSSHTREIREARAVEAERQIRLADAMRRLQPWSGDVDLLSKMSVPPPTQLAAWKTLAADLRRDKAVFTERLAEYEQSRITTSSWLAAVRASANLADDETAAAIRRERDEAWRSHRADLKIETADLFATALAKDDHVGAGRLAHASELADLRAVKQKVAETEAAIERASCQLAGASQRAEIASAEIKEAASALLQDCQAQSLDLLIGLLEERLSARADALASWDDILLARARIECAIAEGERIHLALASALQSVGIQPDAGEALEATVVAADRFLDRQAKVDAERAEALRSIAAKEEELAARRLAVEIAERREGAWQAEVKETLKGTWLEEGIAGTGLGSVLDQLSELSRALQDREAMRIRIRKMEADRTAFAEEVARLGAKGGECVSDEAPEQVSVRLTERLEQAERAREARANLHLDVQTLREVREALKGEVAANDTTKQEVLDAFGVRTLPEVSERDEQLRERDGLQSTVAELEERLTRELALEDFAQARSLLESLDLGELAIEKAEIERRLADLDEALQQQLVRRTRATDKLDAIGGDSQVARIDAERRTVLLEIEEKAARYIELKLGVMSAASALRVYRERHRSGMMSQASDAFALITRGQYTGLTTQPVKGGEVLIATQRDGQSKVADALSKGARFQLYLALRLAGYYEFAKLRPSVPFIADDIMETFDHLRSEEVFRLFSEMANVGQVIYLTHHKHLCEIAKSVVPTVVIHELR; the protein is encoded by the coding sequence ATGAGATTGCGTCGCCTTGACTTGACCCGCTATGGCAAGTTTACCGATAAAGCGATCGACTTCGGGGAGAAGCCGTCTTCGGCCCCGGATTTGCATATCGTCTTCGGCCTGAATGAGGCCGGTAAGTCGACAGCGCTTTCCGCCTATTTGGATCTGCTCTTTGGCATCGAGGAGCGCAGCCGCTATAATTTTCTGCACGAATACAGCTCCATGCGCATCGGCGGGTTGCTGGAATTCGACGGACGGATGCTTGCCGTCTCACGCACCAAAAGCCGCGGTAACTCCCTGCACGACGCTGAAGGCAGGCCGCTCAGCGAAATTGCCATTTCGGCAAACCTCACGGGCTTGTCCCGCGATGCCTACAGCAGCATGTTCTCGCTCGATGACGAGACGCTGGAAGCGGGCGGCAGGGCGATCCTTGAATCGCGTGGCGATCTCGGCAAGCTCCTTTTCACTGCCAGCGCCGGGCTTGGGCATGCGAGCGACGTCCTGGCTGCACTGGATACGGAGGCAGACGGTCTTTATCGCAAACAGGCCCAGAGCACCGAAATCGCGTTGCTGAAGAAGCGGTTCGCGGAGCTCAAGTTACGCAAGGAGGCGATCGACACGCTGGCCTCGACATTCGAGGCGCTCGAGGCGGAAAGGGTGGAAGCCCAGGACAAGTATGACCGCAGCCTGGCTGAACGCGCGGTCTTGTCGGCGCGGCTCGCCACCGTCGAACGATATGCGCGCGCCGCGCCGCTCCTTGCCGAAATAAAACGCAAGGCAAGCAGGCTGGCTGAGCTGCCTGATATGCCGTCTCCTTCCCGGACCTGGAGTGGCAGCGTCGCGGAATTGATCGATCAGGATACCCGTTTGAGAACCCGCCTCCAGGCCAACGCCGATGAGATCGAGCGCGCGAAGGCAAAGATCGAAGCAATCGCTGTCGATGAAGCTGTGCTGGCGATCTCGGAGCAGGTGCGAGGACTTGCCGATCGCAAGGCGCGATATCTGTCCGCGGGCATGGATCTGCCGACCCGCAAGATGGAAGTCCAGATGCTCGACCAGGTCGTGGCGACTTGTCTCGCCGCGCTCGGAAGGTCGGCCGAACAGGATCCGTCCCGGCTCACTCTACCTGCCTTTGTGGTAGGCACCCTTCGCAATATGGTCGAGCAACGCTCCGGGATCACGACGAGCCTGCAGATGGCCCGCGATGAAGCCGCTGCCGCGCTCGACCGGCTCAGCGCTGCGCGAGGCCGAGTTGGCGCGGAGAGGGCAGTGCCCGAGCCCGCAAGAGCCAGACTGATGGCAGCCGTGTCGGGGGCGAAGCAGAGTAGTCACACACGCGAAATTCGAGAGGCGCGCGCCGTGGAGGCCGAGCGGCAAATAAGGCTGGCGGATGCGATGCGGCGCCTCCAGCCGTGGTCAGGAGATGTCGACCTGCTTTCGAAGATGTCGGTCCCGCCGCCGACGCAGTTGGCTGCCTGGAAAACACTGGCCGCGGACCTTCGAAGGGACAAGGCAGTCTTCACCGAGCGTCTGGCTGAGTATGAACAAAGTCGGATAACTACTTCGTCATGGTTGGCTGCTGTCCGCGCCTCGGCCAATCTCGCTGACGATGAAACAGCCGCAGCCATACGACGTGAGAGAGACGAGGCCTGGCGAAGTCACCGGGCGGACCTCAAGATTGAAACCGCGGACCTGTTTGCCACAGCATTGGCCAAGGATGATCATGTCGGGGCTGGACGATTGGCCCATGCAAGCGAGCTTGCAGATCTGCGCGCAGTGAAACAAAAGGTTGCCGAGACCGAAGCGGCAATTGAGCGCGCAAGCTGCCAGCTCGCCGGGGCGTCGCAGCGTGCAGAGATAGCGTCCGCTGAAATCAAGGAGGCAGCTAGCGCCTTACTTCAGGATTGCCAGGCACAGTCGCTCGACCTTTTGATAGGACTTCTCGAAGAGCGACTTTCCGCACGCGCTGACGCGCTTGCCTCTTGGGACGACATTCTGCTCGCACGCGCACGGATTGAATGCGCAATAGCTGAGGGAGAGCGGATCCATCTCGCATTGGCCTCGGCTCTTCAAAGCGTCGGAATTCAGCCGGACGCTGGTGAGGCCTTGGAAGCAACGGTTGTAGCCGCCGACCGCTTTCTCGATAGGCAGGCGAAGGTCGATGCCGAACGAGCTGAAGCGCTGAGGAGCATCGCCGCGAAAGAAGAGGAGCTGGCCGCCAGGCGGCTCGCTGTTGAAATTGCCGAAAGGCGAGAGGGTGCATGGCAGGCCGAGGTCAAGGAAACGCTGAAGGGCACTTGGCTCGAAGAAGGCATTGCCGGGACAGGCCTTGGCAGTGTGCTCGACCAGTTGTCGGAGCTGTCGAGGGCCCTGCAGGATCGTGAGGCCATGCGCATCCGCATCCGCAAGATGGAGGCGGACAGGACTGCATTTGCCGAAGAGGTGGCCAGACTCGGTGCGAAGGGCGGCGAGTGTGTGAGCGACGAGGCGCCAGAGCAGGTTAGCGTCAGGCTGACAGAGCGTCTCGAGCAAGCTGAGCGTGCTCGAGAGGCGAGGGCAAATCTCCACCTTGATGTTCAGACATTGCGCGAGGTTCGGGAGGCGCTGAAAGGCGAGGTCGCGGCAAACGACACGACGAAACAAGAAGTGCTCGATGCCTTTGGGGTAAGAACTCTGCCGGAGGTCTCAGAGCGCGATGAACAGCTTCGCGAGCGAGACGGCCTGCAGAGCACCGTGGCCGAGCTAGAAGAACGGCTGACGAGGGAGCTCGCCCTTGAGGACTTCGCCCAGGCGCGCTCATTGCTGGAGAGCCTCGATCTCGGCGAGTTGGCAATTGAAAAGGCCGAAATCGAGCGGCGCCTCGCTGACCTCGATGAAGCATTGCAACAGCAACTCGTCCGGCGTACCCGAGCGACCGACAAGCTCGACGCGATTGGCGGCGACAGCCAAGTTGCCCGCATCGATGCCGAGCGCCGCACCGTGCTTCTCGAAATCGAGGAGAAGGCTGCCCGTTATATCGAATTGAAGCTCGGTGTCATGTCGGCGGCAAGCGCGCTCCGGGTCTACCGCGAACGCCACCGCTCTGGAATGATGAGCCAGGCCTCCGACGCGTTCGCGCTGATCACGCGCGGCCAGTACACAGGCTTGACGACCCAGCCGGTAAAGGGCGGTGAGGTCCTCATCGCCACGCAGCGGGATGGTCAATCGAAGGTCGCAGACGCTTTGTCGAAAGGCGCGCGTTTTCAGCTCTACCTGGCTCTGCGCCTCGCCGGATATTACGAGTTTGCCAAGCTCAGGCCGTCCGTTCCGTTCATCGCCGACGACATCATGGAAACCTTTGACCATCTCCGGTCGGAGGAAGTTTTCCGACTGTTCAGTGAGATGGCTAATGTGGGCCAGGTGATCTACCTCACCCATCATAAACACCTGTGTGAGATTGCGAAGTCGGTTGTCCCTACCGTGGTCATCCACGAGCTCCGGTAA
- a CDS encoding site-specific integrase, which translates to MTEDGQDATVASGEDDLPDIIDLVMEMGRPAKQEKAPSPMADSMARLPAHLDALAGRARDYIEAASSTNTRRAYAADWKHFSAWCRRQSFDTMPPDPQVVGLYITALASGSGGDRKAVSTIERRLSSLTWNFAQRGLLLDRKDRHISTVLAGIRNTHAKPPAQKEAILLEDLIAMLETLDRGTLRGLRDRAMLLLGFAGGLRRSEIVGLDVARDQTEDSSGWLEILDKGILVTLRGKTGWREVEIGLGSADSTCPVVAVATWLKLGRIVHGPVFRRVTGKGKAVGAERLNAQEVARLVKRAALAAGVRGDLSESEREMKFSGHSLRAGLASSAEVDERYVQKQLGHASAEMTRRYQRQRDRFRVNLTKASGL; encoded by the coding sequence ATGACTGAGGATGGTCAGGACGCCACTGTGGCTTCCGGAGAGGACGATCTCCCCGACATCATCGACTTGGTCATGGAGATGGGGCGCCCGGCGAAGCAGGAGAAAGCCCCCTCCCCTATGGCAGACAGCATGGCACGGCTTCCCGCCCATCTTGACGCCCTCGCCGGCCGCGCCCGCGACTATATCGAGGCGGCGAGTTCAACCAACACCCGTCGTGCGTATGCTGCCGACTGGAAACATTTCTCGGCGTGGTGCCGGCGTCAGTCTTTTGACACCATGCCGCCGGATCCGCAGGTCGTCGGGCTCTATATCACGGCCCTGGCCTCTGGATCTGGAGGGGACAGGAAAGCGGTTTCGACGATCGAACGGCGCCTTTCATCGCTCACCTGGAATTTTGCCCAGCGTGGCCTCCTGCTCGACCGAAAAGATCGTCACATCTCAACCGTGCTTGCCGGCATTCGCAATACCCACGCAAAACCGCCGGCCCAGAAGGAAGCCATTCTGCTCGAGGATCTTATCGCGATGCTGGAGACGCTGGATCGCGGTACCCTGCGCGGTCTGCGCGACCGGGCCATGCTGCTTCTGGGCTTCGCCGGCGGCCTGCGCCGCTCCGAAATCGTCGGCCTCGACGTGGCCAGGGACCAGACTGAGGATTCGTCCGGCTGGCTCGAGATTTTGGACAAGGGCATTCTGGTGACCTTGCGTGGCAAGACTGGTTGGCGCGAAGTCGAGATCGGTCTTGGATCGGCCGACAGCACCTGCCCCGTGGTTGCCGTGGCGACCTGGCTGAAGCTCGGGCGTATCGTGCACGGGCCTGTTTTCCGCCGCGTGACCGGTAAAGGCAAGGCCGTCGGCGCCGAACGGCTGAACGCCCAGGAAGTGGCGCGGCTGGTCAAGCGCGCGGCACTGGCCGCAGGTGTGCGGGGCGATTTGTCCGAAAGCGAGCGGGAAATGAAGTTTTCAGGCCATTCGCTGCGTGCTGGTCTGGCCTCCTCGGCCGAGGTCGACGAGCGATATGTGCAAAAGCAGCTTGGCCATGCCTCCGCCGAGATGACCCGCCGCTATCAGCGCCAGCGTGACCGTTTCCGTGTCAACCTCACCAAGGCAAGCGGATTATAG
- the scpB gene encoding SMC-Scp complex subunit ScpB, with amino-acid sequence MSEAARSERPRGKDDVQPMLVDTELEHLPQELRWREWMGRVEAVIFAANEPVPREVLARVVGKRCNLELIIDDIRAELAGRPYELVSVAGGWQHRTKKVFGDVIHAAFGQRSGKGEKELSQAEALVLMCIGYFQPITRGELSSFFGKEVSRDLIGVLRAQELIASGPRNPQPGAPYTYVTTKNFLSQFGLDTLRQLPDFEALEDAGLLSKDNLLAGDIPAGLALASGEGDGTDDVVGDQAP; translated from the coding sequence ATGAGCGAGGCCGCCCGATCCGAACGCCCGCGGGGCAAGGATGATGTCCAGCCGATGCTGGTCGACACTGAGCTTGAGCACCTGCCGCAAGAACTTCGCTGGCGCGAATGGATGGGCCGCGTCGAAGCGGTGATCTTCGCGGCAAATGAACCGGTGCCGCGCGAGGTGCTGGCGCGCGTCGTCGGTAAAAGGTGCAATCTTGAGCTGATCATCGACGACATTCGCGCCGAGCTCGCCGGCCGCCCGTACGAACTGGTTTCGGTCGCCGGCGGCTGGCAGCACCGAACCAAAAAGGTTTTTGGCGACGTCATACACGCCGCCTTCGGCCAGCGCAGCGGCAAGGGGGAAAAAGAGCTGTCGCAGGCGGAGGCGCTTGTCCTCATGTGCATCGGCTATTTTCAGCCGATCACCCGGGGTGAGTTGTCGAGCTTCTTTGGCAAGGAAGTGTCGCGCGATCTGATCGGCGTGCTGCGCGCGCAGGAGCTGATCGCGTCGGGGCCGCGCAACCCGCAGCCGGGCGCGCCTTACACATATGTGACGACCAAGAACTTCCTGTCGCAGTTCGGGCTCGACACGCTGCGCCAGCTGCCGGATTTCGAGGCGCTGGAGGATGCCGGACTGCTGTCGAAGGACAATCTGCTGGCCGGCGATATCCCAGCCGGGCTGGCGCTGGCTAGCGGGGAGGGCGACGGTACGGACGATGTCGTTGGGGACCAAGCGCCGTGA
- a CDS encoding RES family NAD+ phosphorylase, which yields MRFVRTCYRAHDPRWAFKPTSGDGAAMRGARFNPKGVPALYLGLTIMTAVKEANQGLAHRIDPCVLCSYEVDCDDIVDLTTEEARGEFTIALEDMACAWATALGDAERPASWSIYDRLRSRHVAGIVVPSFAPSAQDEDRNLVLWDWGPDLPHKVTVFDPSGRLPKDQLSWS from the coding sequence GTGAGGTTCGTCAGAACCTGTTACAGGGCACACGATCCACGCTGGGCCTTCAAGCCGACTTCCGGTGATGGAGCGGCGATGAGAGGCGCCCGGTTCAACCCCAAAGGCGTGCCGGCCCTCTATCTGGGGCTGACAATCATGACGGCGGTCAAGGAAGCCAACCAAGGCTTGGCGCACCGGATCGATCCCTGTGTCCTTTGCTCCTATGAGGTCGACTGCGACGACATCGTGGATCTGACAACGGAAGAGGCCAGGGGTGAATTCACCATCGCGCTCGAGGACATGGCCTGCGCCTGGGCGACGGCTCTGGGCGACGCAGAGCGCCCGGCGTCGTGGTCCATCTATGACCGGCTGCGGTCTCGCCATGTTGCTGGAATTGTGGTCCCAAGCTTCGCGCCAAGTGCCCAGGACGAGGATCGTAACCTGGTCCTTTGGGACTGGGGTCCGGACCTTCCGCATAAAGTAACTGTCTTCGATCCGAGCGGCAGGTTGCCGAAGGACCAGTTGTCTTGGTCATAG
- a CDS encoding antitoxin Xre/MbcA/ParS toxin-binding domain-containing protein gives MGQALKIAEQNGPLILSYMDRNGKIAIEQVADGFGMSKGQLAQTAGLARETLYRSKRSAAVKTQGRLREMLEIISRVSGWAGGKEQAMAWYRAQPLPAFGGRTAEALVKDGKASAVRDYLDHMAVGGFA, from the coding sequence GTGGGCCAAGCACTCAAGATAGCCGAGCAGAATGGGCCTCTCATCTTGTCCTATATGGACCGGAACGGGAAGATTGCGATCGAGCAGGTGGCGGATGGGTTTGGCATGTCCAAGGGTCAGTTGGCCCAGACCGCCGGTCTTGCGCGTGAGACACTCTATCGCTCGAAGCGAAGTGCTGCGGTAAAGACCCAGGGGCGTCTGCGCGAAATGCTCGAAATCATCAGCCGCGTGAGCGGTTGGGCAGGCGGCAAGGAACAGGCAATGGCCTGGTATCGGGCTCAGCCGCTTCCGGCATTTGGCGGACGCACTGCCGAAGCGCTGGTGAAGGATGGCAAGGCCTCCGCGGTCCGTGATTATCTCGATCACATGGCCGTTGGTGGTTTTGCGTGA
- a CDS encoding type II toxin-antitoxin system VapB family antitoxin, producing the protein MPLNIQNPATVAPADELARRRGISKTAAVHQAGNAFFKTDVEAA; encoded by the coding sequence TTGCCCCTGAACATCCAAAATCCGGCAACCGTCGCCCCCGCCGACGAGCTCGCACGTCGCCGGGGCATCAGCAAGACAGCGGCTGTTCACCAGGCCGGCAATGCCTTCTTCAAGACAGATGTCGAGGCAGCATGA